GCACTTCCTTTTGTGTCTGCTCTCGATAAGACCCTCTTCTCTATAAGAACATCTAAACTAAAGAGCTTGAAAGAGGACAACGTCTTTACTTTTGGCATCTATTCGCACAGGTGtcacatctgaagaacctttcttttTATTGTGGATAATTTGCGAAGGCCTTTGCCATCGTTCAAACTCTAGTTTAGGTTCTGTTTGACGTTTGTTGGGTGCTTGGAAGTAAAGGATCTTTGACAGCCACTGCATCTATGTCACGGTATCAAATTAAATTGGTGTGACCTGTTTGGGTAAGGCAACACCGGACTGGGTAGCAACAGAGGCACATGTGCCAGTGATAAGAGTAGATCTTTCTTTACCGAGAAGACAACAAGTCCACAGCACTTAACAGTGGTGCAAGACCAACTTCTACCCTCTGGATGTAGCCTGTGATGGTGGTACCCTTACTGAAGTTCAATCAATCCCATGTGGGTGAGTTGAGACAAGCGCCAGCAGTTCTTCAATTATTCATCACTTCAAAGAAAGACCAGGCGAAAGTGAACACGACTGTCTGAGAAACCAAAAGATGGACTAGAATGTGCCTGAACAAAACTTTGTTCCaataaatttgaaagaaaaaaactgagaagTCTTTTTTAAGGAGGACTGACCAAGACTTTTTGCGGAGGATTTGCAAATGTGAAAATACCAAAAAACTGACTAGTATGCACCTGAACAAAATTTTGCTTTGAGAAATTTGAAAAAGCAAAACCGAGAGGTCTGGCAAGGAACTTTGCAAGAAGGACACGAGGACTGACTGAGACTTCTTGCGGAGAACTGACAAACGTTGCGACCAAAAGACAGACTAGTCGAAACTTTGCTCCAAGAAATCTGAAAGAGATAACACAGAGGTCTAGCAAGGAACTTTCAAAGAAGGACTGACTTAGACTTCTTGCTAAGGATTAAGAAACGTGCCGACCTCTGTGGGCAAGGAGGACAGAAGCTGTTATTTATAGTTGGACCACCTGCAAGCAGAAAAGTGTCGTCGAGGTTGTGGCCCGAGGAGGCGTGGTACTCAGAGGGTGGTGAGATGGTGAATACAGGTATGCAGCTGATCAGCTTCACCTGTGCTGTGACAGGTTGGGTGATGGCTATAGCAGTGACTGCACTGCCCCAGTGGAAGGTCACGGCCTTCATAGGCAGCAACATCTTGACCTCTGAAATTGTTTGGCAGGGGATTTGGATGAACTGCATCTACCAGACCACTGGCCATATGCAGTGTAAAACCTACGACTCCATGCTGGCTCTACCACCTGATATCCAGGCAGCACGGGCACTGATGTGCATTGCTATCTTCTTAGGCTGGTTGTCCTGCACCGTTTCTTGCTGTGGAATGAAGTGCACCACCTGTGCCGGGGACGATCTCCATGCCAAGGCTGGCATAGCACTGTCTGGTGGGGTGCTCTTCATCCTGACGGGCCTGTGCGTCCTAGTGCCGATTTCCTGGACAGCAAACACTGTGGTGCAGGACTTCTACAACCCCAATGTTCCCCTCCAGCACAAGCGGGAGCTAGGGCAGGCCATTTACCTGGGATGGGCAGCAGCAGTGATTCTTATGATCAGCGGGGCGGTGCTAAGCAGTACCTGCCCGCACATCGAGAGAGGAGGGTACAGACGTGGGTACATAGGTCGTAGTTTTGCAAACTCAAGGCCTTCTGCTCCAGATCCGCCGAATCCAATCACCACCAGTACCCTGCCTCTCAAGGAGTATGTATGATAAAGATAAATGAAAGCAAATGTGGGAAGGTGTGGCTAAACAGGGATAATGATTAAATGTGCActcagtaatttttgttttaatggacAGATGCATTTTGTGTCATTGTCAATGTGGCGATCATGTCCACGTTTGCCATTTGAAGTCCCATTTATctgctctttttctttcattgctcaTACATCAGACACATGCTAATGCTGTTGACTACGGCTCCTTCATTATGTTGTCTGTAATATACATATTGTACTTACTGTTATATTGTTTGGTTTGCATATATTCTTATGTTTGTAAAgcgttattttttaaagtgtcaaTTCTGCACCACTAGTGGCACCAAAATGGAATTGCAATCTGCTATTTTTCCGTGCAACAGTGACACAACCAATGCTATGAGTTTGGAGTGGGACTAATACTTTGTAAACAGGAGTGTTTgacaacaatttttatttttgaaattctgtTTGGTGACACCAGTGGagcaaaaattacacatttcaccaCTGAATTTGTAGCTTTAAAGTatgtcatttctgcaccactagcaaAAACAGAATTGGAAAAATAAGGATTGCTATTTACCACTGAAAAATTGATAGTCTCACCACAATCATTGGAAAGAATGACACACTTTAAGCTTTAACTGAACTCTGAATTGTAAAACACAGCTGGCCATGTGATCTCAGCTTACTTCAGTAGGTGTGagtgtacattatttttcaatggTCAAAAGTATTATTCATTTCTTCAGGGGTAAGGGTTTTAATGTGGAAAAAtttactgagtgcacctttaattaAAGACAGTCTAGTATCTAGAATTAGGAACATAGAATTTGAGTATTAATATTCTAGTAGCATTGCAGTGGGTCcaagattttcaaaaacatattctTTGCCTTATTGTTTGTCACTCTCTCTgccttttactgtttttttctcttatgaAGTGTTCATGCAGGTATTCAACTATTGATGAGTACTATATTTAGATTAGTTTTTACCACATTTTGATTAAACTTTGTTTGATTTTTAGTCCATTAGTATTAACTCCTAGGCCTAtattgcagggtttttttttaatctatcttGTGCCTTGTAGACAAATGACAGCTTACCACTGTTGTCTTTAGAAACAGTACACTCACACTCAGTATGTCTGATTGCTGTGTTCATTGTGATTT
The Cyprinus carpio isolate SPL01 chromosome A19, ASM1834038v1, whole genome shotgun sequence genome window above contains:
- the LOC109107937 gene encoding claudin-4-like, which translates into the protein MVNTGMQLISFTCAVTGWVMAIAVTALPQWKVTAFIGSNILTSEIVWQGIWMNCIYQTTGHMQCKTYDSMLALPPDIQAARALMCIAIFLGWLSCTVSCCGMKCTTCAGDDLHAKAGIALSGGVLFILTGLCVLVPISWTANTVVQDFYNPNVPLQHKRELGQAIYLGWAAAVILMISGAVLSSTCPHIERGGYRRGYIGRSFANSRPSAPDPPNPITTSTLPLKEYV